One window of Chloracidobacterium sp. genomic DNA carries:
- a CDS encoding HNH endonuclease, whose translation MTRTHKDEFSKATKLSAWHRCGGFCECGCGQKIISGNVEYDHRLPVALGGDSSVGNCVVLRTRCHLTKTVGFDRPAIDKAVRVKEKNAGLRKPRGRPYAGHEGERAPQTNGRER comes from the coding sequence ATGACCCGCACCCACAAAGACGAGTTCAGCAAGGCAACAAAGCTCTCAGCTTGGCACCGCTGCGGCGGGTTCTGCGAGTGCGGATGCGGGCAGAAGATCATTTCTGGCAACGTCGAATACGACCACAGATTACCCGTTGCGCTTGGTGGTGATAGCAGCGTTGGGAACTGCGTTGTTCTTCGCACCAGATGCCACCTGACAAAGACAGTCGGATTTGATCGGCCCGCAATTGACAAGGCCGTCCGTGTGAAAGAAAAGAACGCCGGTCTCCGCAAGCCTAGGGGCCGCCCGTATGCCGGGCACGAAGGCGAGCGGGCTCCGCAAACGAATGGACGGGAGCGTTGA
- a CDS encoding site-specific DNA-methyltransferase has product MVPEILSFPPITSDLRDFVAGWCSDKCGGWALAFCQAEAISDWRSSFESHGSKFKRSMIWVKPDGMPQYNGQMPGMGYESIAAVWCGNGQSRWNGGGKHGVFTHCKNSGGKHQHETQKPIPLMRELVFLFSDAGQTILDPFMGSGTTGVACVKLGRKFIGIEIDPGYFETACKRIEAAYAQPDFFVEAEKKKPAEQMLLEINHDR; this is encoded by the coding sequence ATGGTTCCTGAAATTTTAAGTTTTCCTCCAATAACTTCTGATTTGAGGGATTTTGTTGCTGGTTGGTGTTCAGATAAATGCGGGGGCTGGGCGCTAGCTTTTTGTCAAGCCGAAGCAATATCAGACTGGAGAAGTTCTTTTGAGAGCCATGGGAGTAAGTTCAAAAGAAGCATGATCTGGGTGAAGCCTGACGGAATGCCCCAATACAACGGTCAGATGCCAGGAATGGGTTATGAAAGCATTGCAGCAGTTTGGTGTGGAAATGGTCAGAGCCGATGGAATGGCGGCGGAAAGCATGGTGTTTTCACGCATTGCAAAAACAGCGGCGGAAAACACCAGCACGAAACGCAGAAGCCAATTCCACTAATGCGAGAACTTGTTTTTTTGTTCAGCGATGCAGGACAGACCATCCTAGACCCATTCATGGGTTCCGGCACTACTGGCGTTGCCTGTGTGAAGCTTGGCCGTAAGTTCATCGGCATTGAGATTGATCCCGGGTATTTCGAGACGGCTTGCAAGCGCATCGAAGCCGCCTACGCGCAGCCAGATTTCTTTGTCGAAGCAGAGAAGAAGAAACCGGCAGAGCAAATGCTGTTGGAGATAAACCATGACAGATAA